Proteins encoded together in one Thalassotalea crassostreae window:
- a CDS encoding SPFH domain-containing protein produces MEYFSEFHPTDIAVLVIWGAIFLTFIIKLFQSICLVPTKSAYVVERLGKYHKTLDAGFHALFPFIDRVAYIQDLKEETIDVPPQECFSKDEVNVEVDGVIYISVIEPIKSSYGIVDYRFAAMQLAQTTTRSIIGTLDLDRTFEERDVISAKVVEVLDKAGEAWGIRVHRYEIKNITPPQTVRLAMEMQVNAERERRAILAKSEGDKQSVINRSEGIKRETINISEGEKQRRINAAEGKASEILSLAKATAESIKKVANVINQDGGQKALEMQLSEQYLEQMKGLGKEGRKVILPANLLDYGHWMKTMGLNSDKS; encoded by the coding sequence ATGGAATATTTTTCTGAATTTCATCCGACCGATATCGCCGTCCTCGTGATCTGGGGCGCAATATTTTTAACCTTTATTATTAAATTGTTTCAATCAATTTGTTTAGTGCCAACGAAATCGGCTTATGTGGTTGAACGCTTAGGTAAATATCATAAAACCTTAGACGCAGGTTTCCATGCCCTATTTCCTTTTATTGACCGTGTGGCATATATACAAGATCTAAAAGAAGAAACCATTGATGTTCCACCGCAAGAGTGTTTCTCAAAAGATGAAGTAAATGTAGAAGTTGATGGTGTGATCTACATCTCGGTAATCGAACCAATTAAATCAAGCTACGGCATTGTTGATTATCGATTTGCCGCAATGCAACTAGCGCAAACAACGACTCGTTCAATCATAGGTACTTTAGATTTAGACCGAACCTTTGAAGAGCGTGATGTGATCAGTGCAAAGGTTGTAGAAGTATTAGATAAGGCTGGTGAAGCATGGGGTATTCGAGTTCACCGTTACGAGATTAAAAACATAACGCCACCACAAACCGTGCGTTTAGCAATGGAAATGCAAGTAAATGCCGAACGTGAACGTCGAGCAATCTTAGCGAAAAGTGAAGGTGATAAACAAAGTGTTATTAATCGCAGTGAAGGTATTAAACGCGAAACCATCAACATTTCAGAAGGTGAAAAACAGCGTCGAATTAACGCCGCAGAAGGTAAAGCATCTGAAATTCTATCTTTAGCAAAAGCGACTGCAGAGTCAATTAAGAAAGTTGCTAATGTAATTAATCAAGATGGCGGTCAAAAGGCTTTAGAAATGCAACTTTCAGAGCAATATTTAGAGCAAATGAAAGGTTTAGGCAAAGAAGGCCGCAAAGTAATTTTACCTGCTAACCTACTTGATTATGGTCACTGGATGAAAACCATGGGTCTCAACTCAGATAAGAGTTAA
- a CDS encoding SPFH domain-containing protein encodes MFVLTIFLLIVLFIIFKLVLIVEMREVCVIERLGKFRAVMQPGLHFLIPFFDRVAYRHETREQVLDIPAQSCISKDNIQIDVDGLVYIKVMDGAKASYGIEDYRRASVNLAQTTMRSEIGKLSLSETFSERDTLNETIVREIDKASDPWGIKVLRYEVRNITPSLNVIHTLEKQMEAERQKRAEITLANAARDSMINLSEGERQEAINLSEGDKQKQINEAEGRAREIEIIAEATAQGISLIAEAATQPCGDDAIKMRLMEEYIEQTGNILDKADVSILPSEIAKLEGFFEGMDKVTAAAKGAK; translated from the coding sequence ATGTTTGTATTAACCATTTTTTTATTAATCGTACTGTTTATTATTTTTAAACTGGTACTCATTGTCGAAATGCGAGAGGTTTGCGTAATTGAGCGTTTAGGAAAATTCCGCGCTGTTATGCAGCCAGGATTACATTTTTTAATTCCGTTTTTTGATCGTGTTGCCTATCGCCACGAAACCCGTGAGCAAGTACTCGACATTCCAGCACAAAGTTGTATTTCAAAAGATAACATCCAAATTGATGTTGATGGTTTGGTTTATATCAAAGTGATGGATGGCGCAAAAGCAAGTTACGGTATTGAAGATTACCGTCGCGCAAGCGTGAACTTAGCGCAAACTACGATGCGAAGTGAAATCGGTAAACTAAGTTTAAGTGAAACCTTTTCAGAACGAGATACGCTAAACGAAACCATCGTTAGAGAAATCGATAAAGCATCGGATCCATGGGGCATTAAAGTATTACGTTATGAAGTGCGAAATATCACACCATCATTGAATGTAATTCACACTCTTGAAAAACAAATGGAAGCGGAGCGTCAAAAACGAGCTGAGATCACACTAGCAAATGCTGCTCGTGATTCAATGATTAACTTATCTGAAGGTGAGCGCCAAGAGGCAATCAACTTATCTGAAGGTGACAAACAAAAACAAATTAACGAAGCTGAAGGCCGCGCTAGAGAAATTGAAATTATTGCTGAAGCAACGGCGCAAGGTATTAGTTTAATTGCAGAGGCAGCCACTCAACCTTGTGGTGATGATGCTATTAAGATGCGCTTGATGGAAGAGTATATCGAGCAAACAGGTAACATATTAGATAAAGCTGACGTGTCTATTTTACCGAGTGAAATCGCCAAACTTGAAGGCTTTTTCGAAGGCATGGACAAAGTAACAGCAGCAGCAAAAGGAGCTAAATAA
- a CDS encoding NfeD family protein, with product MEFSNSVMAWGLIGFFLMLAELVIPGGIVVFLGTSAVTVALTLQFGIIDNWMHAFTLWFILSIVLLLAFRNVGQSLVGGDSSIENTDEELDIFGKEVEVIDTIGPGNKKGRIHFQGTDWSALGDGSEIKRGDKATIVCRDNISYVVEKIN from the coding sequence ATGGAATTTTCAAACAGTGTAATGGCATGGGGCCTAATCGGCTTTTTCTTAATGCTTGCCGAATTAGTTATTCCCGGTGGCATTGTGGTATTCCTAGGTACTTCTGCTGTTACTGTGGCACTGACATTGCAGTTCGGTATTATCGATAACTGGATGCATGCATTTACTCTTTGGTTCATTTTATCGATAGTGCTGTTATTAGCGTTTCGTAACGTTGGTCAATCGTTGGTCGGCGGTGATAGCAGTATCGAGAATACCGATGAAGAGTTAGATATTTTCGGTAAAGAAGTAGAGGTCATTGACACCATTGGACCTGGCAATAAAAAAGGCCGTATTCATTTTCAAGGCACTGACTGGAGTGCTTTAGGTGACGGCAGTGAAATCAAACGCGGAGATAAGGCTACAATTGTTTGCCGCGATAACATATCTTATGTAGTTGAAAAAATTAACTAA
- a CDS encoding urocanate hydratase produces MTNLDDFQQQIKQGIPSELPAAKPYPQDANRAPKRKDILNNEEKQLALRNALRYFPKEWHKELAQEFAQELKDFGRIYMYRFKPSYDLKARSVSNYPAKCEQAAAIMLMVDNNLDPAVAQHPEELITYGGNGAVFQNWAQYLLAMKYLSEMESDQTLHLYSGHPMGLFPSSVDAPRVVVTNGMMIPNYSQPDDWEKFNALGVSQYGQMTAGSFMYIGPQGIVHGTTITVMNAFRKVLNKGESSKGKIFLTAGLGGMSGAQPKAGNIANCITVCAEVNPKAAIKRHQQGWVDELIDNMDALIKRVNEAQANEEVVSIAYIGNIVDVWEAFYEHKIFVHLGSDQTSLHNPWSGGYYPVDISYEESNRLIREEPEVFKVKVQQTLKRHADAVNKHTARGTYFFDYGNAFLLEASRAGGDVMAENGVDFKYPSYVQDILGPMCFDYGFGPFRWVCASGKPEDLDKTDAIAARVLTKIMEESPEEIQQQMQDNITWIKDAKQNKLVVGSQARILYADAQGRIEIAKAFNDAINSGEIGPVVLGRDHHDVSGTDSPFRETSNIYDGSRFTADMAIHNVIGDSFRGATWVSIHNGGGVGWGEVTNGGFGMLLDGSADAERRLKSMLLFDVNNGIARRSWARNEEANFAIKREMARTPKLKVTLANLVEDNILDNLF; encoded by the coding sequence ATGACAAATTTAGACGATTTTCAGCAACAGATTAAGCAAGGTATTCCGAGTGAATTGCCTGCAGCTAAGCCGTACCCGCAAGATGCTAACCGCGCTCCTAAGCGAAAAGACATTCTTAATAATGAAGAAAAGCAGCTAGCTTTAAGAAATGCATTACGCTATTTCCCAAAAGAATGGCATAAAGAACTTGCCCAAGAATTCGCCCAGGAATTAAAAGATTTTGGTCGTATTTACATGTACCGTTTTAAACCTAGCTACGATTTAAAAGCACGTTCGGTAAGTAATTACCCTGCTAAATGTGAGCAAGCTGCGGCAATCATGCTGATGGTTGATAATAACCTTGATCCTGCTGTAGCACAGCACCCTGAAGAACTTATTACCTATGGTGGTAACGGTGCCGTGTTCCAAAACTGGGCACAATACCTATTAGCAATGAAATATTTAAGTGAGATGGAGAGCGATCAAACTCTACACTTATATTCTGGTCACCCTATGGGACTGTTTCCATCATCAGTTGATGCGCCACGTGTGGTTGTAACCAACGGAATGATGATCCCTAATTATTCGCAACCAGATGATTGGGAAAAGTTTAATGCCTTAGGTGTGAGTCAATACGGACAAATGACCGCCGGTTCATTTATGTATATCGGTCCACAAGGTATTGTTCACGGTACAACAATTACGGTAATGAACGCATTCCGTAAAGTATTAAACAAAGGCGAATCTTCAAAAGGTAAAATCTTCTTAACCGCTGGTTTAGGCGGTATGAGTGGCGCTCAACCAAAAGCAGGTAATATCGCAAACTGTATTACTGTATGTGCCGAAGTGAACCCAAAAGCTGCGATAAAGCGTCACCAGCAAGGTTGGGTTGATGAGCTTATCGATAACATGGACGCACTAATCAAGCGCGTTAATGAAGCACAAGCAAATGAAGAAGTCGTGTCTATTGCATACATCGGTAATATTGTTGATGTATGGGAAGCGTTCTATGAGCACAAAATATTTGTGCACTTAGGTTCAGACCAAACATCTTTGCATAACCCTTGGTCAGGCGGTTACTATCCGGTTGATATTAGTTATGAAGAGTCGAATCGATTAATTCGTGAAGAGCCTGAAGTTTTCAAAGTTAAAGTTCAACAAACATTGAAACGTCATGCAGATGCCGTCAACAAGCATACTGCCCGTGGTACCTATTTCTTTGATTACGGTAACGCATTCTTATTAGAGGCCTCTCGCGCCGGCGGTGATGTTATGGCTGAAAACGGTGTTGATTTTAAATACCCTTCATATGTTCAAGATATTCTTGGCCCTATGTGTTTTGACTACGGCTTTGGCCCATTCCGCTGGGTATGTGCTTCTGGCAAGCCAGAAGACTTAGATAAGACAGATGCCATTGCAGCACGTGTTTTAACTAAAATTATGGAAGAGTCGCCGGAAGAAATTCAGCAACAAATGCAAGACAACATTACTTGGATAAAAGACGCTAAACAGAACAAGTTAGTGGTTGGCTCACAAGCTCGCATTCTTTATGCCGATGCGCAAGGTCGAATTGAGATTGCTAAAGCATTTAACGATGCGATAAATAGCGGTGAAATTGGTCCAGTTGTATTAGGTCGAGATCATCACGATGTTAGTGGTACCGACTCTCCATTTAGAGAAACGTCTAACATCTATGATGGTAGTCGCTTTACTGCTGACATGGCAATTCACAACGTTATTGGTGATAGCTTCCGCGGTGCTACGTGGGTATCAATTCATAACGGCGGCGGTGTCGGTTGGGGTGAAGTGACCAACGGCGGTTTTGGTATGCTGTTAGACGGTAGCGCCGATGCTGAACGTAGATTAAAGTCTATGCTGTTATTTGATGTGAACAATGGCATTGCTCGACGCAGCTGGGCTCGAAATGAAGAAGCTAATTTTGCTATTAAACGTGAAATGGCGAGAACACCAAAGCTCAAAGTGACTTTAGCAAACCTTGTTGAAGACAACATTTTAGATAACTTATTTTAA
- the hutH gene encoding histidine ammonia-lyase, translating to MTFKYGVDHLNLDIVNGIADGSIKAELSQQALDQINVSRQRVEKMASSDEAVYGINTGFGPLCDTQISPAETHLLQKNLLITHAVGVGEPIAKSISKLMLITKVHALSRGFSGIRLAVVERMLKFIELDLIPVVPEQGSVGASGDLAPLSHLFLPLIGEGEFWQSGNIVPARQVLEQHGLEIMDLHAKEGLALINGTQFILSHAITALSKMRYLLDLADLTGAMSIEGMQGSESPFRAELHQTRAFVGNLEVAARMRAFFKDSQNMADHEECDRVQDPYSLRCIPQVHGASRNAYYHLKEMAEIEMNSVTDNPIVISSEEAISGGSFHGQPLAMVLDYASIAAAELGNISDRRCYLLLEGLHGLPRLLTKAGGLNSGMMIPQYATAALVTENKSLCFPPSADSVPTSMGQEDHVSMGSISGRQLNQILGNVDKILAIELMYAAQAIEFRRPNKCSDIIEKNFAIIRAKVDKLEEDRLLKPDIDAIIALVKSQAFDVNVEL from the coding sequence ATGACGTTTAAATACGGTGTTGACCACCTAAACCTTGATATTGTCAACGGCATTGCTGACGGCAGTATTAAAGCAGAACTTAGCCAACAAGCATTGGATCAAATCAACGTAAGTAGACAGCGAGTAGAAAAAATGGCGAGCTCAGATGAAGCTGTATATGGAATCAATACAGGCTTTGGCCCACTTTGTGACACCCAGATCTCTCCTGCAGAAACTCATTTGTTGCAGAAAAATCTACTTATCACTCACGCTGTTGGTGTTGGTGAGCCGATTGCAAAATCTATTTCAAAACTAATGTTGATCACCAAAGTTCATGCATTAAGTCGCGGTTTTTCTGGTATTCGTCTTGCTGTAGTTGAGCGCATGTTAAAGTTTATCGAACTCGATTTAATCCCTGTTGTGCCGGAGCAAGGTTCAGTTGGTGCTTCTGGTGATTTAGCACCACTATCTCATTTATTTTTACCGTTAATTGGTGAAGGTGAATTCTGGCAAAGTGGTAATATCGTTCCAGCGCGTCAAGTGTTAGAACAACATGGTCTAGAGATCATGGATTTACACGCCAAGGAGGGTTTAGCGTTAATTAATGGTACGCAGTTTATTTTGTCTCATGCCATTACTGCCCTATCTAAAATGCGTTACTTATTAGACCTAGCAGATCTTACCGGTGCGATGAGTATTGAAGGTATGCAAGGCAGTGAGTCGCCATTTAGAGCAGAACTTCATCAAACCCGTGCTTTTGTTGGTAACTTAGAAGTTGCCGCACGGATGAGAGCATTTTTCAAAGATTCACAAAACATGGCCGATCACGAAGAATGTGATCGAGTGCAAGATCCATACTCTTTACGATGCATCCCACAAGTACATGGCGCATCGAGAAATGCCTATTACCACTTAAAGGAAATGGCTGAAATTGAGATGAATTCAGTTACTGATAACCCAATTGTTATCAGTAGCGAAGAAGCTATTTCTGGTGGTAGCTTCCATGGCCAACCATTAGCGATGGTTTTAGATTACGCGTCAATCGCTGCCGCTGAACTAGGTAACATTTCAGATAGACGCTGTTATTTATTACTAGAAGGCTTGCACGGATTACCTAGATTATTAACGAAAGCTGGTGGCTTAAATTCAGGGATGATGATCCCACAATATGCTACCGCAGCATTAGTGACGGAAAACAAATCTTTGTGTTTCCCACCATCTGCAGACAGTGTTCCAACGTCTATGGGTCAAGAAGACCACGTATCAATGGGTAGTATTTCTGGTAGACAGCTTAATCAAATATTGGGCAATGTCGATAAAATCTTAGCGATCGAGCTAATGTACGCCGCCCAAGCAATTGAGTTTAGAAGACCAAATAAATGTTCAGATATTATCGAAAAGAACTTTGCGATTATCCGAGCTAAAGTCGACAAACTTGAAGAAGACCGATTATTAAAGCCTGATATCGATGCAATTATCGCGCTGGTTAAATCACAAGCGTTTGATGTAAACGTTGAACTGTAA
- the hutC gene encoding histidine utilization repressor → MAAPKFTQIKQHIFNQIESGEWLEQQRIPSENELATQFEVSRMTARRALQELTDEGVLSRSKGSGTFVASFKSQSSLLEIRNIADEVQEAGHRYSAVPVTLEKSSADAAIAIELDIAIGDTIYFSKILHMQDGAPIQLEQRYVNAALAPEYINQDFSVITPHEFLSKEAPLTEATHEIEAVIAEQKIITLLDISNQQPCLQVKRRTWSRSGVVSLAILTSPGNKYRLGGHSIFN, encoded by the coding sequence GTGGCAGCACCGAAGTTCACACAAATAAAGCAGCATATTTTTAATCAAATAGAATCTGGCGAGTGGCTTGAGCAGCAGCGCATTCCATCAGAAAATGAGTTGGCGACACAATTTGAAGTATCGAGAATGACCGCTAGACGCGCATTACAAGAATTGACCGATGAAGGTGTTTTATCTCGCTCAAAAGGCTCAGGCACTTTCGTCGCTAGCTTTAAATCACAATCATCACTTTTGGAAATTCGTAATATTGCCGATGAAGTTCAAGAAGCAGGCCATCGCTATTCAGCGGTCCCTGTCACTCTTGAAAAAAGCAGTGCAGATGCCGCAATAGCAATTGAATTAGATATTGCCATTGGTGACACGATTTACTTTTCCAAAATTTTGCATATGCAAGATGGCGCTCCTATTCAATTAGAACAACGCTATGTGAATGCAGCATTAGCTCCTGAATACATCAACCAAGATTTTTCCGTAATAACGCCCCATGAGTTTTTATCAAAAGAAGCGCCTTTAACTGAAGCGACTCACGAAATAGAAGCGGTTATTGCAGAGCAAAAAATAATTACTTTGTTGGATATATCAAACCAACAACCTTGTTTACAAGTTAAACGCCGCACCTGGTCTCGTTCCGGTGTTGTCAGTTTAGCTATTTTAACGTCACCGGGTAATAAATATCGCCTCGGTGGCCATTCAATATTTAATTAA
- a CDS encoding sugar MFS transporter: MTNNNVEKNTNYQTPLIILTSLFFIWGFITSLNDILIPHLKGLFDLSYFQAMAVNLAFFGAYALMSYPAGSLVRAVGYQRGIVVGLTVAGIGCALFYPAASIQTYGLFLGALFVLASGITILQVSANPYVSRLGKVETASSRLTLTQAFNSLGTTVAPIFGAIFILSVGAEAVNDLSEKAAAVQGPYLFLAAVLFILALIFSVIKLPKIGDSDDSSHASFADLIKQKHLVLGVIAIFIYVGAEVSIGSFLVNFFADPSIAGLEESEAAHIVAYYWGGAMVGRFIGAGIMMRVAANKVLMFNSVAAVVLILITIFTSGYVAMYAILAVGLCNSIMFPTIFSLAINKLGILTGKGSGLLCVAIVGGAIIPLMQGALADAIGVQLAFILPAVCYLYLLYYGAKGYQVK; encoded by the coding sequence ATGACTAACAATAACGTAGAAAAAAATACAAATTATCAAACACCATTAATAATACTAACGTCTTTATTTTTTATCTGGGGTTTCATAACGAGCTTAAACGACATTCTTATCCCTCACTTGAAAGGGTTGTTCGACTTAAGCTACTTTCAAGCTATGGCGGTTAACCTAGCGTTTTTTGGTGCTTATGCGCTTATGTCTTATCCTGCTGGTAGCCTCGTCAGGGCTGTCGGATATCAGCGAGGAATTGTGGTTGGTTTAACGGTTGCAGGCATTGGTTGTGCTTTATTTTATCCAGCGGCTAGTATACAAACCTATGGTTTATTTTTAGGGGCGTTATTTGTATTAGCAAGTGGTATCACCATATTGCAGGTTTCTGCCAACCCATACGTGAGTCGCTTAGGTAAAGTAGAAACAGCATCGAGTCGATTGACTCTAACCCAAGCCTTTAATTCTTTAGGTACGACTGTTGCGCCTATTTTTGGTGCTATCTTCATTCTGTCTGTCGGTGCAGAAGCGGTTAACGATCTGTCTGAAAAAGCTGCGGCAGTGCAAGGCCCGTACTTATTTCTTGCGGCTGTATTGTTTATTTTGGCATTAATATTTAGCGTAATTAAACTGCCGAAAATTGGCGATTCCGATGACAGTAGTCATGCGAGTTTTGCCGATTTAATCAAGCAAAAGCATCTTGTTCTAGGGGTGATTGCTATCTTTATTTATGTTGGTGCGGAAGTATCAATTGGTAGCTTCTTAGTTAACTTTTTCGCCGACCCATCAATTGCCGGATTAGAAGAATCAGAAGCCGCTCATATTGTCGCCTATTATTGGGGGGGTGCTATGGTTGGTCGATTTATTGGTGCTGGTATTATGATGCGAGTCGCTGCCAATAAAGTATTGATGTTTAACAGTGTGGCTGCTGTTGTATTGATTCTAATTACGATATTTACGTCAGGTTACGTAGCGATGTATGCCATTTTAGCGGTCGGCCTATGTAACTCAATTATGTTCCCTACCATTTTTAGTTTAGCAATTAACAAGCTTGGTATCCTAACCGGAAAAGGTTCAGGATTATTGTGTGTTGCTATTGTCGGCGGCGCGATTATTCCGTTGATGCAAGGTGCACTTGCTGATGCTATCGGTGTACAATTAGCTTTTATTTTACCTGCCGTTTGTTATCTATACCTACTGTACTACGGTGCCAAAGGCTACCAGGTTAAGTAA
- a CDS encoding glycoside hydrolase family 3 protein, whose amino-acid sequence MKNTTLSVHNHGKSIASILVASAISISLFSCSENKQDIWPKLDIEVKTDAKIEAQISEILATMTVQQKVAQMIQPEIRDITIEDMRKYGFGSYLNGGGAFPNDNKHASVDDWVMLAEKMYQASIDSSIDGSSIPTMWGTDAVHGHNNVIGATLFPHNIGLGAANNPQLIEEIAHITATEVMVTGIDWVFAPTVAVVRDDRWGRTYEGYSEDPEIVREYSAAIVKGLQGHANKNFLGDDRVISTIKHFIGDGGTVDGDDQGNNISSEQELFDIHAQGYVGGLKAGSQSVMASFNSWNGEKVHGSKYLLTDVLKTKMGFDGFVVGDWNGHGQVAGCSNESCPKAINAGLDIFMAPTESWKPLYENTIAQINSGEIPMARVDDAVSRILRVKLRAGLFDKPSPAKREISGKKELIGAAKHRDVARQAVRESLVLLKNNSGLLPLSPSLNILVAGDGADNIGKQSGGWSVTWQGTGNSNADFPGATSIFAGIKNSVEQAGGTATLSVDGSFTDKPDVAIVVFGEEPYAEGNGDISNLDFQRGNKKDARLLNQLKDQDIPVVAVFITGRPMWVNPELNASDAFVVAWLPGTQGEGIAEVLLRTKDDKVNHDFSGKLSFSWPETAIQTDINRFDKDYAPLFEYGYGLTYSDNVLLANNLDETVANDDNNNTELAIFSGKLFNPWEMALKSDAQSIDINSNSQALNGIRYRTADRNVQEDSFQLDFLGTETASFIIQSGNGFPEDLRDYYSADAHLSFDILVQQKPSQSLKLNVVCEQGCNKTVELKPIIDNLEFNQWTNVAINLNCLVNNPEQVSQILSPFALTSNSKATLKFSNITLNKSQSSTAQVQCND is encoded by the coding sequence ATGAAAAATACAACTCTCTCAGTTCACAATCACGGTAAATCAATTGCTTCTATTTTGGTTGCCTCCGCTATTTCAATTTCTCTGTTCTCTTGTAGCGAGAATAAGCAAGATATCTGGCCCAAGCTAGATATAGAAGTAAAAACAGATGCCAAGATTGAAGCACAAATAAGTGAAATCTTAGCTACCATGACTGTGCAACAAAAAGTAGCGCAAATGATCCAACCAGAGATCAGAGATATCACCATAGAAGATATGCGAAAATATGGATTTGGTTCGTACTTAAATGGTGGCGGTGCATTTCCAAACGACAATAAACACGCAAGTGTCGATGATTGGGTTATGTTAGCCGAGAAAATGTACCAAGCCTCAATTGATAGCTCTATTGATGGTTCATCTATTCCAACGATGTGGGGAACGGATGCTGTACACGGACATAATAATGTGATCGGTGCGACACTATTTCCTCATAATATCGGTTTAGGCGCCGCCAATAATCCGCAATTAATAGAAGAAATAGCGCACATAACAGCAACTGAAGTAATGGTTACCGGCATAGACTGGGTTTTTGCACCAACCGTAGCAGTAGTTAGAGATGATCGCTGGGGCCGAACTTATGAAGGCTATTCGGAAGATCCAGAGATTGTTCGCGAATACTCCGCAGCAATCGTTAAAGGTTTACAAGGCCATGCCAATAAAAATTTCTTAGGCGATGACCGCGTTATTAGCACTATCAAGCACTTTATAGGTGACGGCGGCACCGTTGATGGCGATGATCAAGGCAATAATATTAGCTCAGAACAAGAACTTTTTGATATTCACGCGCAAGGCTATGTGGGTGGTTTAAAAGCCGGTTCTCAATCTGTTATGGCATCATTCAACAGCTGGAATGGCGAGAAAGTTCATGGCAGTAAATATCTATTGACCGATGTACTTAAGACAAAAATGGGGTTTGATGGTTTTGTTGTTGGTGATTGGAATGGTCATGGTCAAGTGGCAGGTTGTAGCAACGAAAGTTGCCCAAAAGCGATTAATGCTGGTTTAGATATTTTTATGGCTCCTACCGAGTCATGGAAGCCTCTGTATGAAAATACGATTGCCCAAATCAATAGCGGCGAAATTCCAATGGCTAGAGTTGATGACGCTGTTAGTCGGATATTGCGAGTGAAGCTAAGAGCTGGATTGTTTGATAAACCAAGCCCTGCAAAAAGAGAAATCTCCGGTAAAAAAGAGCTTATTGGTGCGGCAAAACATCGAGATGTTGCTCGTCAAGCAGTGCGTGAATCTCTAGTGTTATTAAAAAATAACAGTGGATTATTGCCACTTTCACCATCGCTTAATATTCTCGTTGCTGGTGACGGAGCGGATAACATTGGTAAGCAATCTGGTGGTTGGAGTGTTACCTGGCAAGGTACAGGAAATAGCAATGCTGATTTTCCAGGTGCTACTTCTATTTTTGCAGGTATTAAGAATAGCGTAGAGCAAGCTGGCGGTACTGCAACATTGAGCGTTGATGGTAGTTTCACTGATAAACCTGATGTCGCGATTGTTGTTTTTGGCGAAGAACCATACGCAGAAGGTAACGGCGACATCAGTAATTTAGACTTTCAACGCGGTAATAAGAAAGACGCTCGTTTGTTAAACCAACTGAAGGACCAAGATATTCCGGTAGTTGCTGTATTCATTACTGGCCGCCCAATGTGGGTAAACCCTGAGCTAAACGCTAGTGATGCATTTGTTGTCGCATGGCTACCAGGTACCCAAGGTGAAGGTATTGCCGAAGTGCTCCTTAGAACCAAAGATGACAAGGTAAACCATGATTTTAGTGGCAAACTTTCTTTTTCATGGCCTGAAACTGCAATTCAAACCGATATTAACCGCTTTGATAAAGACTACGCGCCATTATTTGAATATGGCTATGGCTTAACTTATTCTGACAATGTGTTACTCGCAAACAATTTAGATGAGACCGTTGCCAATGATGATAATAACAATACTGAGCTTGCTATATTCTCAGGAAAATTATTTAATCCTTGGGAAATGGCACTAAAATCAGATGCACAATCAATAGATATCAACAGTAATTCTCAAGCATTGAACGGTATTCGCTACCGAACTGCTGATAGAAATGTTCAAGAAGATTCTTTTCAGTTAGATTTCCTAGGTACAGAAACTGCGTCTTTCATTATTCAATCCGGCAATGGTTTCCCTGAAGATCTACGTGATTATTACTCTGCAGATGCACACTTGTCGTTTGATATATTGGTTCAACAAAAACCGTCTCAATCGCTCAAATTAAATGTAGTATGTGAGCAAGGCTGCAATAAAACTGTCGAATTAAAACCAATAATTGATAACTTAGAATTCAATCAATGGACGAACGTAGCCATTAATTTGAATTGTCTAGTCAACAACCCAGAACAAGTATCACAAATATTGAGTCCATTTGCTTTAACGAGTAACAGCAAAGCAACGCTTAAATTTAGCAATATAACATTAAATAAAAGTCAATCATCAACAGCGCAAGTGCAATGTAATGATTAA